The DNA window CATAGTCCCTGCCGATGCGTGCAATCTCGTCCTGTATGTGCTTCACATACGGACAATGTCTGCAGATGAACATCGCGAGCAGAGCGTTCTTGTCTTTGAAAGTTTCGAGCGAGATTGTTTTTCCGCTGACGACATCCGGCAGACTGAATGCCGGTACCGGCGTGCCGAGGGGAAGCATTGTGGAAAGGGTGCTGGCCATGAGAGTTCTTCCTTTGGAGTTCGTCATTCAACCCGTTGTTGTGGCCCGGTTACAGGTACTTCGTTTGCAAGATATTCCTATGATGCACCTCGTGCCCTGCAATAATATACGCAAGCGCCCGGACGGAAACTTCGGCGTTGCTTGCAGTGCCACTCCTGAGCCAAGCCTCATCACTGAGATGCTTGAACAATGCTGTCGTTGCCTGCCGGACATGCGAGAACTCCTCTGAAAGCTCGGCAAGCGGACATGCATCGTAGTTGCCGAACTGGATGTACGGCTCTTGCTCAAATCCCGGAAGCGGAGTCTTATCGTTGCGGGAAATGCGCAACGCCCTGTAGGAAAACACTCGCTCGGAATCAATCACATGTCCAAGGAGTTCCCTGATACTCCATTTGCCCGGCGCATAGCGGAATTGCTCCTGCGATTGCGGGATGCCGCGCAGCAGCCGAAGAGTCTCATCCTTCTGACGGTTGAGCGTTGCGAGAATGTCTTCCTTTGGAACGAGAGAGACGTACGTCCGGTAGTAGGGGGCGTATTCAGTTGGTTCGGGATAGCGGGTTGCATCTGCAGCCATGGTTTTTCTAATCCTATTTGTAAGAGAATCTCTGTGTCTTTGTGCCTCTGTGGCTCATTACATTTCTATCTCACTAAAGTTACCAGCAAATGCGTGAGCGTCTCTTCAGCATTCCCGCACAATCCCGTATGAACCGGTGACGTTTGCACAATCGTGCTGCGGGGCGCAGTGAGCCAGCGAAACCGCTCGCCTGGCGGAAGTTTGCCGATTGCCCCAGCCTGTTCGCCTCCGGCGCAAACCTGCTCAAATGCGCGAAGCTGTTCCTTGATTGCGCCAATATCTACTGCCTCGCTGAACGCACGCAATTTCTCTTCGTTCAGCTCGTATGCGATGCGCAGGAATTCCTGTGCCGGACAGAAAAGAAGAATGCCCGCGTTGAGGAATTCCTCCCGCTCGACCCGCGGCACAATGCGGATGATGGCGTATTCAAACAGATCGTTCGCGGGCACGGCGTGCCTCCTCGAGAAAAATGTTTGATGATCGTAATCGTTCCGTCAGAAATGCAGTGTAGAGCCGCCGCAAATCTTCAGCAGAGAACTCCGTACCAACAGCAGCCCCGGTCAACCATTCGTCGGGAATCAGCCGCACAATTTCCGAAAGGCGTTCGTGAGGGAGGCTTGCCCTCATCTCTTCATCGACGGCTGCAAGCTCATGAGCTTCGTTGAGAAGGATATGATCCTTCACCTGTTCAAACGGACGGCGGCTTACAGCTTCTACCGAGTTCCAGTTCTGCGGGACGTGATGGAAGTAGAGCGATGCCCCGTGATCAATAAGCCAGATGTTCTTGTGCCACACAAGCAAGTTGGCGTTGCGCGGTGTTCTGTCAACGTTAGTCAGATAAATGTCCAACCACACAATCTGCGAAGCGAGACGGCTTTCCACAGCTGTTACAACGGGGTTGAATGCTACCGCCCCGGGCAGATAGTCTATTGCGAGATTCAGCCCGGCGCTCGCGCGCAGCAAGTCCTGAATCTCCGGGTCAGGCTCAAGACGGCTCAGTTCGACATCGAGTGTCGCAAAAACAATCTCCGGAACGCGAAGCCCGAGCGTGCGTGCAATTTCCCCGGCAATGAGTTCGGCAATCAGGGCCTTGACACCCTGTCCGGCGCCGCGAAACTTCAGCACATACAGCCCGTCGTCATCCGCTTCGACGATGGCGGGCAGAGAACTCCCTTCGCGCAACGGCGTAACGTAGCGCGTAACGTTGACGGTTCGGATTGTCGGGGGATGGGGCACGGGAATTCTTGAAGTTGATGGAATAATATACTCCGCGTTGGCACGAGTAGCAATCAGAGGATGGATGCAATCCGTCTGATATACTCCGGCGTCGTACCGCAACATCCGCCGATGACGGATGCCCCGAGATTTCGCCATTCGAGCGCAAACCGGGCGTATTCCTTCTCATCAACATCGCGAGCCATTGCCCCCTCACGAACCTCAGGCTTACCGATGTTGCCATAGACTGCGAAGGGGATTGGTGATTGGAGATTACCGATTACGGATTTCAGTTGATGGATGAGCGGTGTAAGATAACGCGGCGAAATGCAGTTCAGCGAAAACATCGTCGGTTGAAGTTCAGCAATTGCTTTGATTGCATCGGTTAGTTGCTCGCCGCCGTAAAGTGTTCCATCCTTCTTGCATGTGAAGCTGACTACCACTTCCTTGCCCGTTGCCTTTGCCGCTTTGCATGCTGCGTACGCTTCGCGAATTGTCGTCATCGTCTCGACCAGAAAGAAATCAACGCCGAGTTCTGCAAGACGTCCGGCAAGCTCTGTGTGTTCCGCCAGCAGATCGTTTTCGTTCGGGACCAACTCCGGATGGTAACAATCCTCAACAGGCGCAATGCAACCTGCAATCAGAATCTCACGATCGGGGAATGTGTCTCGCGCTTGCCGTGCAAGTTGCACCGCCTTTGTCGTCAGTTCAAGTGAATGATCGGGAAGATTGGCGTTCTTGAACACGCGTTGGTTGGTTCGGAAGGTGTTCGTGACGATAATGTCAGCGCCCGCTTGGATATAATCCTTATGAATCTGCAACCCCACTTCGGGATGATGTACCAACGCATTGGCAGACCACAACGGCAACCCGATATCGATGCCGCGACGCTCAAGCTCTGTCCCCATCGCGCCGCTGAGAATCAACGGCGATTTCTTTGCCAACATTTCTGTCAATATCCGGCGCATTACTCCTGCCAGGGATATTTGAATTCCACCATTGCGCCGTTCCGCTCCACAATCTCCTTGATGCGCTGCTCAATGGTCGAGCGGGCTTCGGCAAGCATGCCGGAGTTCTGCGCTTTTTCGCGGGCAATGCGATGAAGTTCTTGCACCGCCGTTTCCCTGTCGGCGTCGGAGATTCTGTTCCACCAACCATTTTCATCAAGAATGATTTTGTAGGAATTCATCTCAACCGACAGAAGTTTTGGTGCGGGCATGTCGGCATCGACTCTCAACGGATACTTTCGGATGGTGATGGTGAAAGGCTCGTGCAAGTCAAATCCGGCTTTTGCCGTGAATGTTCCGCGCAGCGCAATCGTCTTCGTGCTTCCTAACCATTGATGCGACCATGAATACTCCACCATCATATCCCGTGCGACCGTCGCAATTTCAAGAATCGGCGTGTTTTGTTCGATGACGACGGTTTCGTTGATTTGAACTCTCGGCGTGAAGTTGAATGCTTCCTTGATGCCGTTGGCCACATTGGTCGCAAGATCTGTCGGGATTCTTACAAACACAATGTAAGCGGCTATCGCTGCGAGCAGCAATCCGATTCCGCCCGCTATCATCAGCTTCGAGTGTTTTGAGTTCATCATTTTTGGGATGAGATTGTCTGTGGATAATATAACCATGCAACCACTGAAATGAAAAAGCCCGCTCTTGCTGCGGGCCTTATGATCGTGTACACGCCGTTACAACGTCAGGCAACATCAAGTGTGCTGTTCCATCCTCCCATACCGTCAGGCTCTTTTTCTTTGTTGGCAGGATCTTCCAACCAAACGGCGCTGTCAATCACGTACTTGTACTGATGCTTTCCCGGCCGGGGTTTTGGCAGCCAGACACTCCACCAGCCTTCGGCGGATTCCTGCAACCGCAACGCCTGAGCGTTCCAATTGTTGAAACTTCCTGCGACAGCAACAGTCCGCGGAACACGATTGTGATACACAAAAAGAAGTCGCCCGTCAACGGCATGTACGCCCGCTTGCAGCGAGGCATGCCGCTTTTTCAGCGCCCGCTCGACTGCTGCGCGGGGATTGAGTACGCCGCGCCCTTGCTGCTCTTCCGGCGCATTCTTCAGCGGCTCGGCTGTTTCCATCAGGATGTGTTTCACTTCGCCCGGCGTGAGATCGGGGTTTGCTTCAAGCATCTGCGCCACGACCGAGCTGACAATCGGCGATGCGAACGATGTGCCATCGACATGCTTGTAGTGAGGGGCGATGTATTTCATCTCCCCGATTCTCCCCTTCACCCATGAATGAATTTTCTCTCTCTTCAATTCCTTGGGAGCTGAGGGGAGATTCTTCCGGTTGCGTGCGAGCAGCTTTTCCGCCATGCGCGGTGAGAAGTCAAGGAGTTTGAAGAGAAACGGCGCCTCCTTGAACTGGTCGGTTCCCGGAAGAATAGGCCCCGCAACCCAGATTGCCGGCGCAATCAGTTCAGGTTTCGAGTAACCGTCAACTGTGGTGCCGTAGGTCGAGTGAAACATCGTGCGAAAGTTCTTCCAGATTTCGTTTTGATCGTTCAGTCCGCCGACTGTGATTGCCGATGGCGAACTCGCCGGCGGGATGATCGGCTTCGAGGGATTGTTGCCGACTGCCGTAACGACGACAATTCCCTGTGCTACTGCCTCTTCTACTGCTTGATCAACCGGACTTTCCTTTGACGACACCGGCTCATCATCTGCAACCGAGAGGCTGATGATGCGGATATTGAATTCCTCCGCATGATCGATTGCCCAACGGATGCCGCGGGTGATGTTTTCGGTGTTGATCCAACCGGATTTTGCATCCATCACCTTGATCAAAACAACATCCGCCTCCGACGCGATGCCGCGATACATTCCTTTCGATAGCCAGCCGTCACCTGCCGCAGCAACGGAGGTCATCGTGCCGTGCCAGCTTTCGACATGCGGCTTGTTGAAGTAACTTCGCCGCCGTTTTTCGTTCGTGACATCAACAATCGCCTTGATGCGATTGCGCTGCTTTGCAAGATCGGGGTGCGGGTAGAAGCCCGAGTCGATGAACGCAATGGTAATTCCTCTTCCCCTGAAACGCGGGTCGGCGTTGAGCCGGAGCGGTGTGGGAAGTAATGCGAACTCATTGGAGACACGATTGCGGAAGAGTGTGCTGCGAACAGCCGTTTCACCGGACGATCTCCCGTCGGGTACAAAGTCGGGATCGGGAAGGAAGTGATCATCCGCCGATTCAAATTCATTCAAGTACAGGCAACGCTCGCACATTCCCTGATATACAGACCAGGAGGGATAGCGCGCTTCCATCTTCTTCACAACCGCTTCTTCGCCGTTGCCGGTGAAGTCATGCAGAAGTTGCTCAACGTACTGCTTGCAAATCGGACATTTGGGAGAGAACATGAATCCTCAGGAGAATACTTGCGCCATCAGCTTGCGCTTGGCAATGGGAAGAAGGGTTTCGGTGTAGGGAAAATCCAAATCTGTTTCACATATGAATGTTGCCGGATTGGGGAGATCACGATATTTCTCTATCAAGTCAAGTTTGATTGATTCGGGGGATTGATGAATAAGCTCCTGTCCGATCTCTCCCAAATTCGTCGTCTTCAATCGACGATAGCGTTCGTTTGCAGATGTAAACAACGACACTTCATACCGCAACAAATGCAGAAGTGCTGCTTTGGGGTCAGGAACGAACCAGTAGCCTTCTTCTCGATACATCGGCATGATCCCGACCTGTTCAATATGCATGTGTTCTTCGACGAAGTTGTAAATGCCGGCACCTTCTTCAATGACCTGCTGCAGGAGAGGGAGTCCCCACGTGATGAGTTCTGCTGCGCGCTCAAGATCACCGTCACTCATGGCATGCTCGTACACAAGTTTTCCCTGCTCCAGATCCACTTCCTTCAGATTGTGCGACATGTGTCCCTGAATATCATTCATCCCGTTGAGCACGCGGACGAGTGCCGCGTGAAGATCCACCAACTCCGCGAGTGCCGGATACAACTTGTTATGCGAGAACTCGCCGTAACACTCTTTCAATCCTTGAAGCACGTGATATTGCCGCGCTTCCATATCGCTCGAACCCGTGAGAAATGCGTCGAGACTCAACCTGTACATATCGACTCCCTGAAAATGTAAAACAGGATTTTCAAAGAACCTGCCATCACTCATAAGTATAAAAATCGAGCCAAAAGAATCAACAGTCATTTTCTGATTGAACGACATGAGATGGGTAATAGGGTTTTGTACATTGTAGAATGGAAAGGACAGCGTGAGCAATTTTGCAACGAGTTCAGTATATTTTTCAGACAAATTTGCAGGTACCGATGAGACCGGAAGAGAAGACACAATTATTGGGCGAGCCGCGGGAGGTCGATATTGTTGCCATCGAGCGGGAATTGGCGAGCCTCTGGAAAAACGCCGCAGAAGATCCTGGTGACGGGAATTCCGCGCCTGTCATCCGGGCATGCGCTCTTAACTTCGTTATCGTTACGGAAGATGACAGCGAGTTGGAAATGCTTGCAGGACTTGTCGACGATGTTACGATTGAGCATCCTGCGCGCATCTTCCTTGTCCACATTGACCGGCTGGCCGGACAACCGGCCCTTGATTCCTGGATTTCCGCCCGATGCACAATGCCGGTTCCCGGTGGTAAGCAAGTCTGTTGCGAGCAGATCACGCTGACCGCTTCGGGTACTGAAATACACAAAATTCCCAGCATTGTCACATCGTTGCTGGTTGCCGACGTTCCGAGCGTGTTGCTCTGGAAACCGTCGTTGGACTCGAACGATGGCATACTTCATTCGCTTCTTCGTGTTGTCAACAAGGTTATCATCGACTCTTCCGAGAATCTCACTCCAGAATCAAGCTTGTTTGAGTGGGAGAAGATCGTCGTCTCTCCCGGCCAGTACGCGACATTCAGCGACCTTGCATGGACTCATCTCACGGAATGGCGTTCGCTTGTCGCCGGCGCGTTCAATCCGCACGAGATGCGCGCAGCGCTTACGGATATCAATTCAGTCAAGCTTGAATATTCATCCACCACCACTCCACGTCACTCGGGGATGAGTCAGGCGTTGTTGTTTGTGAGTTGGCTTGCGCAAAAACTGAACTGGACGCCCCTGGACCGGCTTCGCAAAAGTGACTACGGCAAATATCACGGCAAATTCGGCCACTCGGATCACAGTATTGAGGTGGTAATCAGTCCTGCTTCTATCGGCAATGATTCCCGGGGCGGCATGGAATCTGTTATCATTCAAACACGAGGCAACCTTACGCTGAGATTTGCAACAACGGGGCATGCGGAATGCGTCCGGTTCACAAAACACGATAGCGCATCACCGCCCGATGAACTGCTGACCGTCCGGAGAAGAAAAAGCGAGGCGTTGTTGGTTGCCGAAGAGCTGCAAGTGAATTTTCGCGACACGGGATATGAGGCGGCACTGAACACGTTCACTCACATCTGCACGCTCCCGGCATGAACACACGAGTGTTGTGTTTCGAAAGCGCGGAGGAGCTTCACCGCGCGACGGCAAGCGACATCATTCAGATGCTGAACGGCGCGATTCGGACTTCGGGACAAAGTTCGCTGATGTTGAGCGGAGGGACCACTCCCGGTGCGGTGTACCGGCAACTTGCTTCGAAGCCTCTGCAGTCACAGCTTGACTGGCGTGCCGTGCATGTGTTCTGGGGCGACGAACGATGTGTTCCTCCGACTGAGAAGGAAAGTAACTACCGTATGGCGTACGAGGCACTTCTGGGGCATGTTCCGATTCCCGATCAGAACATTCATCGCATTCGGGGTGAACTCACGCCAACGACTGCCGCAGAGAAATACGAGCAGGAAATAAGGGAGTTCTTTTCTCTCAACAATGATGATCTACCGCGGTTCGATGTCACGTTGTTGGGATTGGGAGAAGACGGCCATACGGCGTCATTGTTTCCCGAAACGACGATCTTGAATGAAGCATCCCTGCTTGTCGCCAATGTATATGTTCCGAAGCTCGATGCCCAACGGATTAGCGTGACGTATCCGGTGTTGAACAACTCCGGAACGGTAACATTCATCGTCACAGGCGGGGGCAAGGCATCAATACTGCGTGATGTACTGGAAGGTGATGCGGACCCCTATCCGGCGGGAAAGATTCGACCGCGAAATGGAAGTCTGTTTTGGTATATTGACAGAGCTGCCGGATCCAAACTCCGCAGTCTGTAGATATCGCGAGAGAATGTCACACACACATCGAAAGAGAAGGCCATGATTCTGACCGGTGATATCGGGGGAACGAAAACCAATCTCGCATGCTTTGCTGTCGAGAACGGTAAACTGAGCCGGGGGCCTGTCAAGAGCTACCCGAGCAAGCAATACTCCTCCCTGACTCTGATTCTCAAGAGTTTCCAGCAGGAGATGTCGGCTACGATCGACATGGCATCATTCGGGATTGCGGGTCCCGTTGTCAACGGCCGATGCACCGCAACGAACTTGCCCTGGATCGTGGATGCGAAGGACATCGCCTCCGCATTCGGCCTGAAGAGAGCCGAACTCATCAACGACCTTGAAGCGACGGCATACGGGACCCTCCGTTTGCAGGAGAATGACAAGTTGATGCTGAACGCGGGTATGCAACAACCGCACGGAGCCATTGCCGTAATCGCGGCAGGAACAGGTTTGGGCGAAGGCGGACTCGTCTGGACAGGCTCACGCTATCAGGCCTTGCCGTCCGAGGGAGGCCATACGGATTTTGCTCCGCGCAATGAAACCGAAATTGAATTGCTTCGCTTTCTTCTCAAAAAATACAAGCGCGTCAGTTACGAACGCGTGATCTCCGGAATGGGAATCGAGAATCTCTATCAATTCTTCCGGACACAAGTGGGATATACCGAACCCGCATGGCTTGCAGACGAAATTGCCTCGGGCGATCCGGCAGCGGCGATTTCCTCCGCAGGCATTGCTGGGAAAGACGAAGCGTGCGTGAAGGCAATGGAGCTGTTTGTCTCACTCTATGCCGCGGAAGCGGCAAACCTCGGACTCAAGCTTCTCTCCACCGGAGGATTGTTCATTGGCGGCGGCATAGCGCCGAAGATTCTGCCGTTGCTTCAGCAATCAACTTTTATTGACTCGTTCACATCGAAGGGACGTTTGTCCGGTGTACTGAAGAACATGCCGGTTCACGTCATACTGAACGATACGATTGCACTCTACGGTGCCGCCCACTATGCACTGACGATGAATGAATAGTCCGATGGTACGGGTTAAGGTAAAAGTCTTCGGTCCGCTGAAGGATATTGTTCAGAAGGATGAAATACTGCTCGACGTGCCGCCGCCGCATACTGGAGATGCCGCGTTTGATGTTCTTGCGCGGCAGTTGCCTGCGTTGCAACAGTGGCGCAACAGTGTTCGTCTTGCCGTCAATTTCGAATACGTATCATTCGATCATGTTGTGAAAGAGAATGATGAGATCAGTTTCATTCCTCCGGTAAGTGGAGGATGAAACCAATTGAAGAAATACAAGCGCAACTTTCTCGTGGGGATATTCCACCTGCTCGGCTTTTGTGAAAGCGGCAGGCCATTGCATATGCAGGTATCACGACAAATTTCCGTTTTGACAAAAATCATTACATTATATCAGCCCGATGAAACAGAATGGATTGATTACTCAAAGAGGAGGTGATGATGTTTGAGTGCAGCGTTTGCGGATCGAACGAATCGGTTCAGAAGCGCGTGAACCAGGTATTCGATGTGGATGGAAAGCCGATTCTTGTTGAGAATATTCCAGCGACTGTGTGCGTCCGGTGCGGCGATGCGACGTTTGATGTTGCTGTGGGAGAGAAGATTCGAACGATGCTGCGCGGAGAATCAAAGCCCGCACGTTCAATTGCCGTCGATGTTTTTGACTATGCGTAGCTGATTGGTTACACACATCATTTGACTGTACAATGGTCTCCCTCACTCCCAATCCCATTGATGTTTCTGCAATTCTCGGCGCCATTCAATCACCGCAGGCAGGCGGCATCGATTGCTTCATCGGCACGGTGCGCAATCACGCACACGGCAAGCGTGTGAAGGGACTCGAATACTCTGCGTACGTTCCGATGGCGGAGAAGATGATGGCGGAGATCGAACAGGATCTCAGAAAGAAATGGATTCTCCATAACGTCACACTTGTGCATCGCATCGGTTCGCTGAACGTAGGAGATGTCGCTGTTGTCACGGCTGTTTCCGCTTCCCACCGCGCTGAAGCATTTGAAGCCTGCCGCTACGCCATCGACCGCATCAAAGAGATTGTGCCGATCTGGAAGAAAGAAATCTACGAAGAAGGACAGGCATGGGTCGTCGGGCAGCATGATGTTGATTTTGTCGGAGGGGGAGAAGGGTGAGCAGGCAACTCATCGACACGTTCGGCCGCGTTGTGACGAACCTTCGCATTTCCGTCACCGATCGATGCAACTTCCGCTGCTCCTACTGCATGCCCGAAGAGGGAATGGAATGGCTGAAGCGGAACCAACTTCTCACCTACGAAGAAATCACGCGTCTCGTTCGCATCTTTGCGTCTCTCGGTATTCACAAAATCCGCCTCACAGGGGGCGAGCCGCTGATGCGCAAAGAAGTGTGGCGGCTTGTCGCGATGCTGAAGAAAGTTGATGGTATCAACGATATTGCGTTGACGACGAACGGCTATTTTCTTGCCGGGCAGGCGCAACGCCTCGCTGACGCCGGGCTGAACCGGATTAACGTGAGTCTCGATTCTCTCTCTCCCGGACTCTTCGCAGATCTCGTCCGGCGGGATTACTTCAGCAAGACGTGGGAAGGAATTGAAGCAGCCGACCGTGCCGGGCTTCATCCGATCAAGCTCAATGTTGTACTCATTCGTGGAGTGAATGATGGCGAGATACTGAAGTTCGCCGAACTCGCCCGGACCCGCGGGTTTGTTATTCGCTTCATCGAATTCATGCCCATCGGAAAGGATGATGGCTGGGCATTGGACAAGGTTGTGCCGACGCACGAAGTTCTTGAGAACATCAATTCCACCTTCCGTCTCATTCCGATGCCGCACCCGAACGGCAAATCGCCCGCCGAGAGGTACATGTTTGCAGACGGCAAAGGCGAAATCGGATTCATCAGCTCGGTCAGTCAACCGTTCTGCGGCGATTGCGACCGCGTTCGCGTGACGAGTGACGGGAAGTTTCGTACGTGTTTGTTCTCACTTGTCGAAACAGATTTGCGCGGAATGCTTCGCGGCGGAGCGGATGATGAAGAGATTGCCGACGCCCTTGTTCATGCGGTGTGGAAGAAAGAAGAGGGTCATCTCATCAACCAACCCGGCTTTGTTCGTCCCGAACGGACAATGAGTCAGATCGGAGGATAGAATCAGACATCAAAGACGGTTGCTTCTGCAAAGAAGGAGTAGTATCATAGCAATGAACACTGCAAAGGGTTATGTATGGAATCTGCAAGCATAAAGGAAGAAGCGAAACGCCTTATTGACAAGCTTCCCGAGAACACAACGTGGGATGATCTGATGTATGAAATCTATGTTCGGCAAGCCGTTGAAGCCGGCCTTGCCGACAGTCTTGCAGGTCGAACCTCCCGTGTTGAAGAAGTCCGCGCCAAATTCAAACTCCCGCAATGACGGTTCATTGGACTGCCACCGCGGAGAGTCACCTTCAGGGGATTCACGACTACATCGCGCAGACATCTCCGCGCTATGCACTCCGGTGGGTTGACAGGCTCACCCGGCGGACTCAACAAATTGCAGTGTTTCCACTATCCGGGCGCGTTGTTCACGGGGCTCGACAGATTCTACCGACCGAATAGCGACATGCAACGGTTCAATGTCATCCCTCTCGATTTTCAGAACCTGCCGGAAGAAGAACAACTCCGACGTGCAAAAGAGTTTCTCGATCTTTGCCGGCGTCGTAGATCGGTGCGGGAGTTTTCAGACAAGCCCGTCTCCCGCGAACTGATTGAGACGATTATCGCCACCGCCGGCACGGCGCCATCCGGCGCGAACAAGCAGCCATGGAAGTTTGTGTTGGTGGACGATCCGAACCTCAAGCGCGAGATTCGTATTGCGGCGGAGAGGGAAGAAAAGGAAAGCTACGAACACCGTATGCCGCAGGATTGGCTCGACGACCTTGAACCGCTCGGCACGGATTGGCACAAGGAGTTTCTGGAAGTTGCGCCCTGCTTGATTGTTGTATTCAAAGAGAAGTACCGGATGGAAGAGGGAAAGCAGAAAAAGAACTACTACGTTGAAGAGTCGGTCGGGATTGCATGCGGATTCCTGCTGGCGGCAATTCACAACGCCGGATTGGCTTCGCTCACGCACACACCAAGCCCGATGAATTTTCTGCGCGACATTCTGCAGCGGCCTGCGAACGAAGTTCCCTACCTTCTCATTCCTGTCGGGTATCCGAAGGAGGGAGTGAAGGTGCCGGACCTTCATCGGAAGAAGCTTGGCGATATCCTCATAACGAATCCTCTCAGAATATTGTGAAAGCTCCCATCGCCGATTCGTCTTGACATTAGTTCCCCGTTTTTGTTAC is part of the Bacteroidota bacterium genome and encodes:
- a CDS encoding DinB family protein; this translates as MAADATRYPEPTEYAPYYRTYVSLVPKEDILATLNRQKDETLRLLRGIPQSQEQFRYAPGKWSIRELLGHVIDSERVFSYRALRISRNDKTPLPGFEQEPYIQFGNYDACPLAELSEEFSHVRQATTALFKHLSDEAWLRSGTASNAEVSVRALAYIIAGHEVHHRNILQTKYL
- a CDS encoding DUF3037 domain-containing protein; its protein translation is MPANDLFEYAIIRIVPRVEREEFLNAGILLFCPAQEFLRIAYELNEEKLRAFSEAVDIGAIKEQLRAFEQVCAGGEQAGAIGKLPPGERFRWLTAPRSTIVQTSPVHTGLCGNAEETLTHLLVTLVR
- a CDS encoding aminotransferase class I and II, with amino-acid sequence MPHPPTIRTVNVTRYVTPLREGSSLPAIVEADDDGLYVLKFRGAGQGVKALIAELIAGEIARTLGLRVPEIVFATLDVELSRLEPDPEIQDLLRASAGLNLAIDYLPGAVAFNPVVTAVESRLASQIVWLDIYLTNVDRTPRNANLLVWHKNIWLIDHGASLYFHHVPQNWNSVEAVSRRPFEQVKDHILLNEAHELAAVDEEMRASLPHERLSEIVRLIPDEWLTGAAVGTEFSAEDLRRLYTAFLTERLRSSNIFLEEARRARERSV
- a CDS encoding homocysteine S-methyltransferase family protein encodes the protein MRRILTEMLAKKSPLILSGAMGTELERRGIDIGLPLWSANALVHHPEVGLQIHKDYIQAGADIIVTNTFRTNQRVFKNANLPDHSLELTTKAVQLARQARDTFPDREILIAGCIAPVEDCYHPELVPNENDLLAEHTELAGRLAELGVDFFLVETMTTIREAYAACKAAKATGKEVVVSFTCKKDGTLYGGEQLTDAIKAIAELQPTMFSLNCISPRYLTPLIHQLKSVIGNLQSPIPFAVYGNIGKPEVREGAMARDVDEKEYARFALEWRNLGASVIGGCCGTTPEYIRRIASIL
- a CDS encoding DUF4230 domain-containing protein, which gives rise to MVILSTDNLIPKMMNSKHSKLMIAGGIGLLLAAIAAYIVFVRIPTDLATNVANGIKEAFNFTPRVQINETVVIEQNTPILEIATVARDMMVEYSWSHQWLGSTKTIALRGTFTAKAGFDLHEPFTITIRKYPLRVDADMPAPKLLSVEMNSYKIILDENGWWNRISDADRETAVQELHRIAREKAQNSGMLAEARSTIEQRIKEIVERNGAMVEFKYPWQE
- a CDS encoding S8 family serine peptidase produces the protein MFSPKCPICKQYVEQLLHDFTGNGEEAVVKKMEARYPSWSVYQGMCERCLYLNEFESADDHFLPDPDFVPDGRSSGETAVRSTLFRNRVSNEFALLPTPLRLNADPRFRGRGITIAFIDSGFYPHPDLAKQRNRIKAIVDVTNEKRRRSYFNKPHVESWHGTMTSVAAAGDGWLSKGMYRGIASEADVVLIKVMDAKSGWINTENITRGIRWAIDHAEEFNIRIISLSVADDEPVSSKESPVDQAVEEAVAQGIVVVTAVGNNPSKPIIPPASSPSAITVGGLNDQNEIWKNFRTMFHSTYGTTVDGYSKPELIAPAIWVAGPILPGTDQFKEAPFLFKLLDFSPRMAEKLLARNRKNLPSAPKELKREKIHSWVKGRIGEMKYIAPHYKHVDGTSFASPIVSSVVAQMLEANPDLTPGEVKHILMETAEPLKNAPEEQQGRGVLNPRAAVERALKKRHASLQAGVHAVDGRLLFVYHNRVPRTVAVAGSFNNWNAQALRLQESAEGWWSVWLPKPRPGKHQYKYVIDSAVWLEDPANKEKEPDGMGGWNSTLDVA
- a CDS encoding glucose-6-phosphate dehydrogenase assembly protein OpcA, whose translation is MRPEEKTQLLGEPREVDIVAIERELASLWKNAAEDPGDGNSAPVIRACALNFVIVTEDDSELEMLAGLVDDVTIEHPARIFLVHIDRLAGQPALDSWISARCTMPVPGGKQVCCEQITLTASGTEIHKIPSIVTSLLVADVPSVLLWKPSLDSNDGILHSLLRVVNKVIIDSSENLTPESSLFEWEKIVVSPGQYATFSDLAWTHLTEWRSLVAGAFNPHEMRAALTDINSVKLEYSSTTTPRHSGMSQALLFVSWLAQKLNWTPLDRLRKSDYGKYHGKFGHSDHSIEVVISPASIGNDSRGGMESVIIQTRGNLTLRFATTGHAECVRFTKHDSASPPDELLTVRRRKSEALLVAEELQVNFRDTGYEAALNTFTHICTLPA
- the pgl gene encoding 6-phosphogluconolactonase, whose product is MNTRVLCFESAEELHRATASDIIQMLNGAIRTSGQSSLMLSGGTTPGAVYRQLASKPLQSQLDWRAVHVFWGDERCVPPTEKESNYRMAYEALLGHVPIPDQNIHRIRGELTPTTAAEKYEQEIREFFSLNNDDLPRFDVTLLGLGEDGHTASLFPETTILNEASLLVANVYVPKLDAQRISVTYPVLNNSGTVTFIVTGGGKASILRDVLEGDADPYPAGKIRPRNGSLFWYIDRAAGSKLRSL
- a CDS encoding glucokinase, which codes for MILTGDIGGTKTNLACFAVENGKLSRGPVKSYPSKQYSSLTLILKSFQQEMSATIDMASFGIAGPVVNGRCTATNLPWIVDAKDIASAFGLKRAELINDLEATAYGTLRLQENDKLMLNAGMQQPHGAIAVIAAGTGLGEGGLVWTGSRYQALPSEGGHTDFAPRNETEIELLRFLLKKYKRVSYERVISGMGIENLYQFFRTQVGYTEPAWLADEIASGDPAAAISSAGIAGKDEACVKAMELFVSLYAAEAANLGLKLLSTGGLFIGGGIAPKILPLLQQSTFIDSFTSKGRLSGVLKNMPVHVILNDTIALYGAAHYALTMNE
- a CDS encoding MoaD/ThiS family protein, producing MVRVKVKVFGPLKDIVQKDEILLDVPPPHTGDAAFDVLARQLPALQQWRNSVRLAVNFEYVSFDHVVKENDEISFIPPVSGG
- a CDS encoding YgiT-type zinc finger protein, producing MFECSVCGSNESVQKRVNQVFDVDGKPILVENIPATVCVRCGDATFDVAVGEKIRTMLRGESKPARSIAVDVFDYA